One Meleagris gallopavo isolate NT-WF06-2002-E0010 breed Aviagen turkey brand Nicholas breeding stock chromosome 11, Turkey_5.1, whole genome shotgun sequence genomic region harbors:
- the STRIT1 gene encoding sarcoplasmic/endoplasmic reticulum calcium ATPase regulator DWORF isoform X1 — translation MWPKLTAQLPLSRLVVPILLAVGWIVGCALMVYIVFS, via the exons ATGTGGCCCAAGCTCACAG CCCAGCTCCCACTTTCACGCCTTGTGGTACCCATCCTGCTTGCAGTTGGCTGGATCGTGGGTTGTGCCCTGATGGTTTATATCGTCTTCTCCTGA
- the STRIT1 gene encoding sarcoplasmic/endoplasmic reticulum calcium ATPase regulator DWORF isoform X2 — protein MAEPAQLPLSRLVVPILLAVGWIVGCALMVYIVFS, from the coding sequence CCCAGCTCCCACTTTCACGCCTTGTGGTACCCATCCTGCTTGCAGTTGGCTGGATCGTGGGTTGTGCCCTGATGGTTTATATCGTCTTCTCCTGA